A genome region from Mastacembelus armatus chromosome 8, fMasArm1.2, whole genome shotgun sequence includes the following:
- the LOC113141062 gene encoding interferon-induced very large GTPase 1-like isoform X7, whose product MEVENQTAAGGGESEITPTAVTDDRVDELEESDDKPKSDSMNEPEAAQPQQTDGNTGGESEATSRPSASHEPAGDADGVTDVKTESSTDISDRPAEESETLMETSPTSQSVSTNTNKKIPELTLALVGDTNSIEIGSKNILLDNDEQTNVEQFSSRLYDLCGRHISVINMLGPQNIDQFPLNRGIHAFLLLIPNGLHHSHYSSVQWLENTFGKRCLSYVMTVLTHKPDENCENALTELRSNSSLVEKRHHTCTKSVTDENELIVLLEKLDLMVSENDPPCYSRLMFDENKEQKKLLQHKTSEDQRINSSVFQQHQTVEEMESLEISEEINRKKQNQRETETLLSRLHLPHKHQHKLSPADFLKIGPPVKQDHETTERDLAHTFVKRLMMLDYRARYIPVRQDTSQPDPVCDTDDIDDNDLDDFLFSTSVDSDQSKQTHIHPMDVQMAAFHCSDSFLKQKMITKLSQCQYALPLLVPDPVTADIECPLWTFRQIIKTWKGTQTKDNTTTVTMKSLPIYKAQTPMVAFFRLGSLSVSKSQLINTLINSCHSTFFHRNCPGSTKSRHLMDGVVEIAWYCPAGKPNDAFTDCITFCNLHGDALLTEKQRHILTEKSSVTVVLVPTLDKSQKSTSVITDLYKSQKPLIILIADSDCGAVEKKRTYKIGLKDRSQSDVSEELKRIIGKILSGPHKSFQLETMTKVSGVRVDEEDKVCQKGKNAAMEIMNLFQGMDVSKIKDKFLPCQGELWHDWCRINKEQYHLRGNIEKEKCAKQQQLMQIRQKQCTVSCGQLMKLFIKSLSSFSPTENEYFLKWTQILIDAVSTDDLASILQSYDEKWSEVLALKRKHDKSDQLTSKQAELEQISKKLQSATFGLEHIFREMGQIYEAHKSLQEPTNWLQSDWSKYPELAAELMISGDPMELMDGDAGHVPLTWISSLLDQVIRKLGDKRVFVLSVLGVQSSGKSTMLNAMFGLQFAVSSGRCTKGAFMQLVKLSEEIKKDFQCDYILVVDTEGLRALELAGNTTLHHDNELATFVVGLGNMTLINIFGENPAEMQDVLQIVVQAFMRMKKVKLSPSCVFVHQNVTDVAAAEKNMHGRRCLLEKLDQMAQLAAKEEVCDAKCFSDIIAFDVQKDVKYFAQLWEGSPPMAPPNPDYSDKVQELKAIILFKASQSAGVTLSQFKAKIRDLWNALLNEHFVFSFKNTLEIAVYRKLEVQYGNWTWALRSHMLTIENQLYPRIENGKLDKVELNDLFKETNETYTEIKKEMTVYFENDTDKEMLVQWRGRFENKIKEFHEDLVSDGKIKLDEVLQQKIACKKVEEKKEFEKKLLQKSKELAHQLKDKAKDEEELKKHFDSVWSVWVQELTADTKPIAVINVVNDQVVILQELGFEWEHINESKTSGKYKDITRLGDYSDYVSFTKHKDDCDSSQQSQNKQMGKDRKQGTVEKMVEFVSETGTKITSYFKSLQHEDQEAIRSLTDYVEKQSLNVIKNKPVATRGYRSTYLQEVANNVKEKVAEFESKVKYALKKEFTVDLILYVFHRAEPWLSEAHRKYKANNDVVIYVENKKTQYCNIFRSFCKGNSSAVVLGELICEKLKVSAVQAVCNKTAIDLAGEMKCTFPAFNGNRLNLEKHVLKSLAEEEDFNGFINYIRQPKSQVETFIRAEVKKYIFTEHKDKALDILRKNVDVINKLVSQALFTATHRVKTQRGDTDRWMEEFSSLLKDDLTFETICCQNFSDIENFDFLKKAIERRLVFIIQEMKNLSVDKINESRQKPDQILIDQLCKCCWVTCPFCAAVCTNTLENHSPDDHNVPFHRSTAVNGFHYRHTVMLSVEFCTTNVASDGSFYPNINREETFPFKLYRTAGPKYANWRITPDESKLSYWKWFVCRFEKDIEHYYGLKFEGRGEIPCEWRNYTKEEAIKSLDEMCDL is encoded by the exons atggaggtggagaaccaaacagctgcaggaggaggagagagtgaaATCACACCCACAGCAGTTACAGATGACAGAG TAGATGAGTTGGAGGAAAGTGACGACAAACCCAAG TCTGATTCAATGAATGAACCTGAAGCTGCACAACCACAGCAGACTGATGGAAACACAGGAGGAGAATCTGAAGCCACATCTAGACCATCTGCATCACATGAGCCAG CAGGAGACGCTGATGGAGTCACAGACGTTAAGACTGAAAGCAGCACTGACATTAGTGATCGACCTGCAGAGGAGAGTGAAACACTGATGGAGACAAGTCCAACATCTCAGAGTGTTTCTACAAACACCAACAAAA AGATCCCTGAGCTCACACTGGCGTTGGTTGGTGACACAAACTCTATAGAGATTGgatcaaaaaacattttacttgaCAATGATGAACAAACAAATGTGGAACAGTTTTCATCCAGACTGTATGATTTGTGTGGCCGCCACATCTCTGTCATTAACATGCTCGGTCCACAAAACATTGACCAATTCCCATTAAATCGGGGGATTCATGCCTTTCTCTTACTGATACCAAATGGTCTGCATCACAGCCATTACAGCTCAGTGCAGTGGTTAGAAAACACTTTTGGGAAAAGATGCCTTTCTTATGTGATGACAGTTTTGACTCATAAACCagatgaaaactgtgaaaatgccTTGACAGAGCTGAGGTCCAACAGTAGTTTGGTTGAAAAAAGACACCACACATGTACAAAAAGTGTGACGGATGAAAACGAGCTGATAGTTCTGTTGGAAAAACTCGACCTCATGGTCTCTGAAAACGATCCACCCTGCTACAGTAGACTGATgtttgatgaaaacaaagagcagaaaaaactGCTGCAACACAAAACCAGTGAAGACCAAAGGATCAAttcctcagtgtttcagcaaCATCAAACAG TAGAAGAGATGGAG TCATTGGAGATTTCTGAAGAAATcaacaggaagaaacaaaatCAGAGAGAAACTGAAACTCTGCTCAGCAGACTtcaccttccacacaaacatcagCACAAGTTGTCTCCAGCAGACTTTCTTAAAATAGGCCCCCCTGTTAAACAGGACCATGAGACAACTGAGAGAGATCTAGCTCATACTTTTGTTAAGAGGCTGATGATGTTAGACTACAGAGCCAGATATATTCCTGTAAGACAGGACACTTCACAGCCTGATCCAGTCTGTGACACTGACGACATTGATGACAACGACCTAgatgattttcttttcagcaccaGTGTAGACTCTGATCAGTCCAAACAGACTCACATCCATCCGATGGACGTTCAAATGGCAGCATTTCACTGCTCAGACAGCTTCCTTAAGCAGAAAATGATTACAAAACTATCACAGTGTCAGTACGCCTTACCTTTACTTGTTCCTGACCCAGTCACAGCAGATATCGAGTGTCCTCTGTGGACATTCAgacaaataattaaaacatggaAGGGAACTCAAACCAAAGACAACACAACCACTGTCACCATGAAGAGTTTGCCCATCTACAAAGCTCAGACACCCATGGTGGCTTTTTTCCGCCTGGGTTCATTATCGGTGTCTAAATCTCAGCTGATAAACACTTTGATCAACTCATGTCACAGCACCTTCTTCCACAGAAACTGTCCAGGTAGCACCAAATCTCGCCATCTGATGGATGGTGTTGTAGAGATTGCCTGGTACTGTCCTGCTGGAAAACCCAACGATGCCTTCACTGACTGCATCACCTTCTGTAACCTCCATGGTGATGCTCTGTTGACTGAGAAACAGCGCCACATACTGACTGAAAAATCTTCAGTCACTGTTGTTCTTGTTCCAACTTTGGATAAAAGTCAGAAAAGCACTTCGGTCATCACAGACCTGTACAAATCTCAGAAGCCTCTCATTATTCTCATTGCTGATAGTGACTGTGGTGCAGTTGAAAAGAAGAGGACATACAAAATCGGTCTAAAGGACCGAAGTCAGTCAGATGTTTCTGAAGAACTGAAAAGAATCATTGGGAAGATTTTGTCTGGACCACATAAATCCTTCCAGCTTGAAACCATGACCAAGGTCTCTGGAGTCAGAGTGGACGAAGAAGACAAAGTCTgccaaaaagggaaaaatgctGCAATGGAAATCATGAATTTATTTCAGGGGATGGATGTTTCAAAAATCAAAGATAAATTCCTCCCCTGTCAAGGTGAACTGTGGCATGACTGGTGCAGAATAAACAAAGAACAGTATCACCTCAGAGGAAACATCGAGAAGGAGAAATGTGCAAAGCAACAGCAACTGATGCAAATACGACAAAAACAATGCACTGTCTCCTGTGGTCAACTGATGAAGCTGTTCATTAAAAGCCTCTCATCATTCTCACCAACAGAAAACGAGTATTTCCTGAAATGGACTCAGATCCTGATAGATGCTGTCTCAACAGACGATCTCGCTTCAATTCTCCAAAGCTATGATGAAAAGTGGTCAGAGGTCTTGGCTCTGAAGAGGAAACATGACAAATCTGATCAGTTAACAAGCAAACAAGCAGAGCTTGAACAAATATCCAAAAAACTGCAGTCAGCGACTTTTGGCCTGGAGCACATCTTTAGAGAAATGGGACAGATCTATGAAGCCCATAAATCTCTGCAGGAACCAACAAACTGGCTTCAGTCTGACTGGTCCAAATATCCTGAGCTGGCTGCAGAGCTGATGATATCAGGAGACCCGATGGAGCTGATGGATGGAGATGCAGGTCATGTGCCTTTAACATGGATCTCTAGCCTTTTAGATCAAGTCATCAGGAAACTGGGCGACAAGAGGGTTTTCGTGTTGTCAGTTTTGGGCGTCCAAAGCAGTGGAAAGTCAACCATGCTGAATGCCATGTTTGGACTGCAGTTTGCAGTGAGCTCTGGCAGGTGCACCAAAGGTGCCTTCATGCAGCTGGTCAAACTGTCAGAGGAGATCAAGAAAGACTTCCAGTGTGACTACATCCTAGTGGTGGACACTGAAGGACTGCGTGCTCTTGAGCTGGCAGGTAACACCACTCTTCACCATGACAATGAACTGGCAACATTTGTTGTTGGTCTGGGAAACATGACACTGATCAACATCTTTGGAGAGAATCCAGCTGAGATGCAGGATGTTCTGCAGATTGTTGTTCAGGCTTTCATGCGGATGAAGAAAGTGAAACTTTCTCcaagttgtgtgtttgttcaccAGAATGTTACAGATgttgcagctgcagagaaaaacatgcatgGAAGGAGATGTCTACTAGAAAAACTGGACCAGATGGCCCAACTAGCAGCCAAAGAGGAGGTTTGTGATGCCAAGTGTTTCAGTGACATCATTGCATTTGATGTGCAAAAAGATGTGAAATACTTTGCCCAACTGTGGGAGGGAAGTCCACCAATGGCTCCTCCAAATCCAGATTATAGTGACAAGGTCCAAGAGCTAAAGGCCATAATCCTCTTTAAAGCTTCCCAGTCAGCTGGAGTGACTCTCTCACAGTTTAAAGCCAAAATCCGGGACCTGTGGAATGCCCTGTTGAATGAacactttgttttcagcttcaaaaacacactggaaattgcagtgtacagaaaactTGAGGTCCAGTACGGGAACTGGACCTGGGCCTTGAGAAGCCACATGTTGACCATTGAAAACCAGCTTTACCCCAGAATTGAAAATGGAAAACTTGACAAGGTTGAACTAAATGatctttttaaagaaacaaacgAAACCTACACAGAAATCAAAAAAGAGATGACAGTGTACTTTGAGAatgacacagacaaagaaatgttGGTTCAGTGGCGAGGCCgatttgaaaacaaaatcaaggaGTTTCATGAAGACCTGGTGAGTGACGGGAAAATAAAACTGGATGAAGTTCTCCAGCAGAAGATTGCTTGTAAAAAggtagaagaaaagaaagagtttgagaagaagctgctgcagaagaGCAAAGAGCTCGCTCATCAGTTAAAGGACAAAGCcaaagatgaagaggaacttAAAAAACACTTTGACTCTGTTTGGAGTGTCTGGGTTCAGGAACTAACTGCAGATACAAAACCTATTGCTGTCATCAACGTGGTCAATGACCAGGTCGTCATCCTTCAAGAGCTCGGATTTGAATGGGAACATATCAATGAATCTAAAACAAGTGGCAAATACAAAGACATAACAAGACTTGGGGATTACAGTGATTATGTGTCCTTCACCAAACACAAAGACGACTGTGACAGTAGCCAACAAtctcaaaacaaacagatgggAAAGGACAGGAAGCAGGGGACAGTTGAAAAAATGGTTGAATTTGTTTCAGAAACAGGTACAAAAATCACAAGTTACTTCAAGTCTCTTCAGCATGAAGACCAAGAGGCCATCAGATCCCTGACTGACTATGTTGAAAAACAGTCTCTTAATGTAATTAAGAACAAACCTGTAGCTACAAGAGGATACAGATCCACTTACTTACAAGAAGTGGCCAACAATGTGAAAGAAAAGGTGGCAGAATTTGAGTCAAAGGTGAAATATGCTCTGAAGAAGGAGTTTACAGTTGAtctcatactgtatgtgtttcacAGAGCTGAGCCTTGGCTTTCAGAGGCCCACAGGAAATACAAAGCAAACAATGATGTTGTCATCTAtgtggaaaacaagaaaacacaatattGCAACATTTTCAGAAGCTTCTGCAAAGGAAACTCATCAGCTGTTGTGCTTGGAGAACTGATCTGTGAAAAACTGAAGGTCTCTGCTGTTCAGGCTGTCTGCAACAAGACTGCCATTGATCTGGCTGGAGAGATGAAGTGCACTTTCCCAGCATTCAATGGGAACAGGCTGAACTTGGAGAAACATGTGTTGAAGTCACTGGCAGAGGAAGAGGACTTCAATGGTTTCATCAACTACATCCGACAACCAAAGAGCCAGGTAGAGACTTTTATACGAGCAGAAGTAAAGAAATACATCTTCACAGAGCACAAAGATAAAGCGCTGGATATACTCAGGAAAAATGTTGACGTCATCAATAAACTTGTGAGTCAGGCTTTAttcactgcaacacacagagtcaaaactcagagaggagacacagacaggtggaTGGAGGAATTTTCCAGTTTGCTAAAAGATGATCTGACATTTGAGACCATTTGCTGTCAAAACTTCAGTGACATAGAAAATTTTGACTTTCTGAAAAAAGCGATTGAGAGACGCCTTGTATTTATCATTCAAGAGATGAAGAACCTCTCAGTGGATAAGATCAATGAATCCAGGCAGAAGCCTGATCAGATCCTCATTGATCAGCTGTGTAAATGCTGCTGGGTGACTTGTCCtttctgtgcagctgtttgtaCCAACACTCTGGAAAATCACAGTCCTGATGATCACAATGTTCCTTTTCACCGCTCCACTGCAGTCAATGGTTTCcattacagacacacagtgatgcTGTCTGTTGAGTTCTGCACAACAAATGTTGCAAGTGATGGAAGTTTCTACCCTAACATAAATAGAGAGGAGACTTTTCCATTTAAACTGTACCGAACTGCTGGACCAAAGTATGCTAACTGGAGAATTACTCCTGATGAGTCTAAACTGTCGTACTGGAAATGGTTTGTGTGTCGATTTGAAAAGGACATTGAACATTACTATGGTCTAAAGTTTGAGGGCAGAGGAGAAATTCCCTGCGAGTGGAGAAACTACACAAAAGAAGAAGCTATTAAAAGTCTGGATGAAATGTGTGATCTGTGA